The Emys orbicularis isolate rEmyOrb1 chromosome 21, rEmyOrb1.hap1, whole genome shotgun sequence genome has a segment encoding these proteins:
- the LOC135893256 gene encoding butyrophilin subfamily 3 member A1-like: MELQGQLSSCLFCAILLATIPFSESFEVISSPAVTGIVSQDVVLPCQISTRTQPDNMEVQWKKIIQTHIESVYEYRAQTGQDVPGQKYQGRTALLKDGFTAGNVSLKLKNVQPADGGTYRCIVKSNEWIADAATELKIAAVASVSIDVLGPQGQGIDLACRSTGWFPKPELLWVTKGGQDLKPVTKMEQDHELLFSVLSRVTILGEETGEISCVMQNSLLKTEKKSVILLSGDIFPRDPPWLAAFWVLFTLNLLAIGACAVLGYKAKQKFSQKKSEEKDSLLKKDGEMKTLESDCQELRETLGRVSTELDFRRARSYMVPITLDLSCEHPELTMSADGRTVQHNPSSLGLAAPSRALIAVGKKGFVARRKDPGGEGGVCRWYWEVEVGDSLDWELGVLSETAMDRVRQERLERPPEEGCWALRRSGEQYHPEEADTVIQKWDGKLTVVGVYLDLEVGSLSFYGVSAMALILEIPVEVSERLFPFLSPGHAAGRDQGKPLSICPPSDWDFCQKLAVTGSVRQGASTSTTQSLASDKGDRAGNKIGAPATGETAPATEHHSAPEDQDVEGKRIGSSMLKKFQNLFPIPKIGKGNKTEQEHLSAKRGEEKPTPKISKALQQDKVSQKEKNTQNLNPGRISQISESETMTGESDPNSNTLERTSSQIESGNGDSSDISFSLNLKDNCSD, translated from the exons atggagctgcagggacagctcTCCAGCTGCTTGTTCTGTGCCATACTCCTAGCAACAATTCCCTTTTCAG AGAGTTTTGAAGTCATCTCGTCCCCAGCTGTCACGGGGATCGTCAGCCAGGATGTGGTCTTACCGTGCCAGATCTCCACCAGGACGCAGCCGGACAATATGGAAGTGCAGTGGAAGAAAATTATTCAGACACATATAGAGAGTGTCTATGAATACAGAGCCCAGACAGGCCAGGATGTGCCAGGGCAGAAATACCAGGGCCGGACAGCACTGTTGAAGGATGGATTCACCGCTGGGAATGTGTCTTTAAAGCTGAAGAACGTCCAACCGGCTGATGGGGGAACGTACCGCTGCATTGTGAAGTCTAACGAGTGGATCGCTGATGCTGCAACTGAGCTTAAAATTGCAG CTGTTGCCTCCGTGTCCATCGATGTGCTGGGTCCCCAGGGCCAGGGGATTGACCTAGCCTGCAGGTCAACAGGTTGGTTCCCTAAACCTGAACTCCTCTGGGTTACAAAGGGTGGGCAGGATCTGAAGCCTGTGACCAAAATGGAGCAGGATCATGAACTTCTGTTCAGTGTTCTCAGCCGCGTCACAATCCTAGGAGAGGAAACTGGAGAAATCAGCTGTGTTATGCAGAACAGCCTGCTGAAAACAGAGAAGAAATCTGTCATTCTCCTCTCAG GTGATATTTTCCCTCGTGATCCCCCATGGCTTGCTGCATTCTGGGTGTTATTTACTTTAAACCTTCTTGCGATTGGTGCCTGTGCTGTTTTGGGATATAAAG CAAAGCAGAAGTTTTCTCAgaaaaaatcagaagaaaaagATAGTTTATTAAAAAAGG ATGGAGAGATGAAGACCTTGGAATCAG ACTGTCAGGAGCTACGGGAAACACTTGGTAGGGTTT CCACAGAACTAG ATTTCAGGAGGGCTCGGAGCTACATGG TTCCCATCACCCTGGATCTGAGTTGTGAACACCCTGAACTCACCATGTCTGCAGATGGCAGAACAGTCCAACACAACCCTTCTTCTCTAGGGCTGGCTGCTCCCTCCAGGGCCTTGATTGCTGTGGGGAAGAAGGGGTTTGTGGCCAGGAGGAAGGATCCTGGTGGGGAGGGCGGGGTTTGCAGGTGgtactgggaggtggaggtgggggacagcctggactgggagctgggggtgctgagTGAGACTGCGATGGACAGAGTGAGACAGGAAAGGTTGGAGAGACCCCCTGAGGAGGGGTGCTGGGCTCTGAGGAGATCTGGGGAGCAGTatcaccccgaggaggctgacaCTGTGATCCAGAAATGGGATGGGAAGCTGACAGTAGTTGGGGTGTATCTGGATCTAGAAGTGGGGAGTCTTTCATTTTATGGTGTCAGTGCAATGGCCCTTATCCTGGAGATTCCTGTGGAAGTGTCTGAGAGATTGTTCCCATTCCTCAGCCCTGGTCACGCTGCAGGGAGGGACCAGGGGAAACCCCTGAGCATCTGCCCCCCCAGTGACTGGGATTTCTGCCAGAAATTAGCAGTCACTGGGTCTGTTAGACAGGGAGCTTCCACAAGCACAACACAGTCCCTTGCCTCTGACAAAGGGGACAGGGCAGGAAACAAGATAGGGGCACCTGCAACAGGAGAAACAGCCCCAGCCACTGAACACCACTCTGCTCCTGAAGACCAGGATGTGGAAGGAAAAAGAATTGGGTCATCTATgctcaaaaaatttcaaaatctcttccccatcccgAAAATTGGAAAGGGGAATAAAACAGAGCAAGAGCATCTGTCAGCAAAAAGGGGGGAAGAAAAACCAACCCCCAAGATCTCAAAAGCCCTCCAGCAGGACAAAGTGAGTCAGAAAGAGAAAAACACTCAGAACTTGAATCCAGGGCGGATCTCTCAGATTTCAGAGTCAGAAACTATGACAGGGGAATCAGATCCAAACAGTAACACGTTGGAAAGAACCTCGTCTCAAATTGAGTCTGGAAATGGTGACTCTTCTGATATTTCCTTCTCCTTGAACTTAAAGGATAACTGCAGCGATTAG